The segment AGAATTAGTGTATATCACATATAGTGTCCATTGTGCACACTCGCAACAAACCATACCGTTCATGCATTGAAACACAACTACCAGTGCAAGGAGAAGGATAATTTTGGCCTTGCTGATCAGTACTGGAAACTGAATGAGCTTTATCCTAAACTTTTGAGGAACTAAAAGATAATATGTCATTTTTATCATCTCTCTGCTTTGGATCAGTTTCAAATAATGAGGATGGTATGCATGTTTCCTGGATCACTGGAATTTTTGCTGTTTTATGATATTCCACAGCTAATGCTAAATTGGGTCTAAAACATTATAGGTTTTCTTAATTTTCCTAATTAATCTTGAATATTTTCAAAGAAGAGTGACCATGAAGAAACTGGAAAGTAGGAATAAGTCTCTTTCCGACCTTTTGGTATCAGAACAATTATATCCTAACATATATTTCCGAACCATAATGAAACCCTATCCATCCCTCAGCTCTTTGGATCTATTTCTACATTAGTAACCACTTCCACCTGTGGCTATCAATCAGCACGGTTTTCTTTCTATGTCAAGCTGTTGTTATGGTTAGGCTGAAAATTTGCCTCCTATTTCAAATAAACTACCTATAATACTAAACCAAACACAAATCAGAAATTGCAAACAGTACTCTATGCAAAATCTGTGCTTCCCCCGTAACAGTTCCATTGTAATGTATTGCAGCAGGGCACAGTCACCAGATATCAACACCACCTGGGTGCACTCCAGTCCCGAGTATGCCTTCAGCATAGTTAGCTGTGTAAAGAATTCCCATctctacagaaagaaaaggactcCTCTTGCCCTCAGAAGAGTTTTGTGACTAGCACTGTAGCTGACTATACTACATGGACAGAGGTGCTTGTAAGTAGATCCTCAACTCATGCGCAAGGTCCAAAAAGAAGCCCCTTTCTTCAATGTTTGCTTGTTGTTTCAATGCCTAGATTTGTTGCAAGTTTTATTTAATTGTCTTGACCAAATACTAGTAGTGTCTGCATGTGTCTTGCAAGCTTATTTTGCAGCAGTTGCTGCTTACTTTGAACTCAAGTAATAAAGACAATATGTATCATTTCCATAGCTTCTTACATATTCtgggcactttacaaacagtaatGAAGACTCCGAGGCGGTTCTGAGAGGGCAAGAGACAAGGATAGCAATTGTGATTGTGTACGCTTGTTTCTGTTTCTGGCAGGGGAAGGACGTGGTTTTAAAGCCGCAGCAAAGCAGTGACTGGTGACTGAGGCTGCATCCACCAGGAAGATGCGGAACAAAACAGTGAATAATGCATCGGAAGAAGTCCTGTGCCCCCTAGAAGAGAGCTATAAGCACATCTTACTCCCCTTTGCATACAGCGTTGTGTTTATGCTGGGGCTTCTCCTAAATGGTGCTATGCTGTGGCTGTGCTGCTGCCACACCAAGGAATGGACGTGCACCGCTATCTACCTGGTGAACCTGGCTGCGGCTGATCTGCTCTACATCTTCTCTCTGCCCCTGCTCATCGTCAATTATGCCATGGAGGACATCTGGCTCTTTGGAGAGCTGCTCTGCAAAACGGTACGTTTCTTATTTTACAACAATCTGTATGGCAGCATCTTGCTGCTGACTTGCATAAGTGTCCACCGCTTTCTGGGGATTTACTACCCCATCCGGTCACTGGCTTATAAGACCAGACGACTAGCTGTCATTGGCACGGCTATATCCTGGATACTGGTACTCCTTCAACTCTTGCCCAGCTTGATCTATGCTCGCACTGGCTTCATCAATAACCGTACGGTCTGCTATGATCTGACTAGCCCTGATAATTTCAGCAACTATTACCTCTATGGTATGGTTCTAACCATGTCTGGTTTCCTCTGTCCTTTTCTTATCATCTTAATCTGCTACTGTTTGATCATCAGAAGCTTGATTCAAAGCACTGGTAACACCAGCCTCACAAGCAGCGCTGCCCGGGCTAAATCAATCCGGACCATCCTGCTAGTCTGTGGGCTTTTTGCAGTTTGCTTAGTTCCTTTCCATATCACTCGTACCATCTACCTTTACGTCTGGGTCCATTGGAAAGCTGACTGCCATCTCTTACAAGGAGCTACCCTATTTTACAAGATTTGGAGGCCACTGGTGGGCCTTAACAGTTGCTTTTCCCCACTCTTGTATTTTCTTTCTGGCCAAACCAACACAGTCAGACAGATTCTGGAACGGAGGCTGCATAAAGTGGATCCCCTTCCTAGGCCTACAGTGAAGGGTAAGGGGTCAGTGGCACCCAGGGGGACTCCTCCCCTTGCTGTGGAATGAAGCCTGAGGAAAGTGATTTCTTAGAACTTCCCTTCACGGCAGATTTACTCCAATGAAGAGAGACTGTACCAGTTAAAATTATTGCATGCATGCCTTTCAGAGGAGTTGTAAAAGACTCACCTGCACCGATAAAAGAGATACCGTATAATGGCAATTCCCCTAATGCTGAGACAAGCTTTGGTAAAGAGAGGCTAGGAGTGAAGACTAAATATTTTACGAAGGACCAGAAGGCAAGTTGTTATCATTTCATGtcaagcaacagcagcagcagttgagAAATAAAACTAAACTGCACCTCCTCCAAAAAGAAACAAACCCCAGCTCCCCACTACTCACTATTCTTTTCTCAATGGAAAGGGAAACTATACACACATATGGAGAGAGCTGAGAAAGACTCACATTGAAGTCGAGAGGTGGTAGAGCTTCCAGTCATTTGTCACGTAGCAGTTCATATAATTTTAAAGCTTCTTAATATACACTACATTTCCAAAGCCATTTTCAGGAATTCCCATTGCTGTTTCAGTGACTGGACCTACTACTACAGAGTGAGAATGGCCATCTTTTCAGAGAAGATTCTGGCTAATCTAGTAGATtttcattatttaacattttaattttttccaatgTTCTTTCATTAGAATCTTGATACACAAGAGTTTTGAGATGAAAAACACTATAGGATAGTTAAGCACCAGAACAGATTAtgtagggaggctgtggaaactCTGTCACTGGAATTTTTAAGAACAGCTCAGATAAACACCGGTCAGGGATGATCTAATTATACTTGGATCCTGCTTCAGCACATTGGGGGCGAGGGGAAGaagagtagatgacctcttgaggtcccttccagccctacattactACAGTTCTGTAAGAGCAAttgtttgcctttaaaaaaaaaattccagcagCCACTGGAGTGCtactgacttaaaaaaaagtcacatagTTGGATGAataggcagtggttctcaacaaggggtatgcataccccctggaggtacacagaggttttccaaggggtacatcaagtcatttagatatttgcctagttttacaacaggctacataaaaaacctAGTGccgtcagtacaaactaaaatttaatacagacaaaatgagaaagcaagcaatttttcagtaaccaTATACTGTGATACTTTTaaatttttgtctgattttgtaaacaagtagtttttaggtgaggtgaaacttggtgtacacgagacaaatcagactcctgaaagggctacagtagtctggaaaatgTTGAGACTCACTGCTCTATAGAGCACCATGGATTTGATTATATTAGGCCAAAAATCTGGCCAATGTCTCGGCCAGAGATTGTTGATCTATTTCCAGTTGGATGTTGTCCCTGAAAAGTTGTCTCTAAAAAGAGAAAATTACAGATATGAACACATTTTATATATTGAAGTTGCTTATAATTGCAAGTTAGTGACATACACTGTACAGCACATGCAGCAATTAAAGTCTTGTTTCCAAACTCTTCAATGCCCCATTGCAAAGACAGCTCTAGGCAATAACCAAGTCACCAAAAAAAGCTTGAAGCTTGGCTAAAagttagattgtgagctctctgggacagTGATATTTTATTCATTTGGACAGTGCCTGGTATGATGAAACCCTTATAGGGATCCTTAGCGGAAAATAAAAACAGTGATAAGCTTGTACAGTGCCCTCAGCCCAACATCCTGTTTGTCCATCACAGATGGGAGAGAAACCAAATAGGCATATTGCAGTAAGATTTCATTAGCCAGTAGCACCCATAACATATGACATTCCATATCTCATGACAGACTTTTCATCCCACAACAGATACAACTCCTAATTGTATGTTTGACTCAAAACAGCACATCCAGTACGGAACAGAAAGTGTCCCACCAGACAGAGAACAACAGTTACGCAAGGCTATCATCAGTTTGAATTTTAACATTGTTTGTAGTTTCCCCTAGTTTAGacttaagtaatttttaaaaataagataccTATTCACCTGACCCAATGTTAAAAGAATAATATGGCCAGCAGAactgaaacaaacatttaatttgagcAAGTTATTCAACCAGTGAGTCAACTACTAAAAAAAGCTCCTTTCCATATCCTCTTCTCtatcaacaccccccccccccaacatttacCAAAACACCTATCCAATAAACAGCTTTTGAAGTGTGCCTACTTGCAGAAGAACTCTCTGGGGGAATTGTATGCATTCTTACATTCCTCATGGAATTGGAAGTGAAGATCAAGGGGTGTCCTGTAATTAGGAGACCAACTACATTAGACTATTAGTGTCTGGATTGAGCTATTGAATAAGTAAATACTTAAAGATGTTACTATTTCTTTTTCTCCAGTGTTTAGGAACTGAATGACTCAGGATCAGGAATGGGAtatggatagggtgaccagatgtcccaattttatagggacagtcccgatatttggggctttttcttatataggcactaattaccccccaccctagtaccaatttttcacatttgccatctggtcaccctggatATAGAGCCTTTAATCTCCAATATGTTTGTTCAAATTGAGCCCAGGTTGGAAGCTGCCTGGAGTTACCACTATCTGACAGCCATTTAGTGGTTCAAGTGAGTTggtctcagtccagctcctgGTAGATGGTGTCGCTATCAAACAAAATCACCACTCTTGGCATTTTCCATAGAGGCCAATGATTGAAGGGGCCTGGCAGTTGAAATAGATTCTTACTGCTGGAGGCACATTTCAAGGCTAAAGTACAGGGTTAAATGTAAACAAGTCTTCACTGTTTTTCCTATTGTGAATAAAGACTTCTAATTCTCAGCGAATGGCAAGCATTTTCAGTAACACTCTCTTTACCCTCACACAGCACTATCCTTACTGACCAATGTTTATATATAACTGCTGGCAGACTCTTCTACCTGGAGAGCACCACAAAGTCTGAAACACTCGAGAAAAATACAAGATAAGGGCAGATTAGCCTGCCAGGCTGAGGTTTGATTTCCCAACTTTCCCAGGGAGCCAGCAACTCAATATTATTTGAATGTTTGAAATGGTTTTCATATTTTAGAAATATACTATGTTTAAATATTGACAGAATATTAGTCTAATCGTGTCggacattgatttttaaaatgttgtttacaCGATACACTATATAAAATATTCAGTAAAGCCTGGGATTGGCCTTTGTCATGCATTGACACTCTTATCCCACCCAATGGAGTACAGCATATAGTCTCAGTTGGATTATGGTTAGTAATATTACCAAAGTTTAGAGATGAGCACAGAGAGAACTGGAACTCAGCAAATCTGAAAATTCCTCCCAACTTGGCACATCTGTAACATATGGAGTAGTATTCCGCTATCTCCTAGTGGTGAAGACACttaatttgtaaatatttgtaaactaCTTAGAAATCAGATAAAAGGCTATGGCAATATTCTCACCCGTATCTGTATCTAATGATAAAAGCAACTGAGGAAGAAAGGACAACAGAACATCCCACAGTGGGAAGTAGGGCCCCTTTTATCAAAAAGGAAGGAAGAGTTGCACCTAGAAAAATCAGGTGGGACAGCAGGAGTAATAGGGAAGAGCTGCACAATCTGACCTGTcctaagaagaagaaaagaagtagGAGAGGAGACTTTTATAACACTTATATTAGAAATTGTGGCTCACCAGTTATTTTGTTTGAATTAAACTTGCATTATGCAATAGCAACAAAGACTGTTTGGGGAAATAGTAAAGAACATTGTAAAACGTGCATCTAGTAAGTTATTTCTTTCCCATGTTAGCTCTTCTATACAGCCTTGCATAGGCATTGTAAACGAGTGTGCCTCTTCACTGATAATACCTCTTCTAGTGCAGCACTGCAGCTCCGAGGGAAGTCCAGGTACTAAAAAGCCTTAGTACACGTAAAAAATTTCTGTGAACAGTTACATGCCACCAGCATAGCCTTTGTTCTTAAGAGAACAAAATCTAAAGCAAATATGTACAACTGTTTTCATTTATACAGAACCTTTcagctctagttcaaacaggaagtaATTCAGGAAAGTCCTCTGGCTGgtttatacaggaggttagactagatgatcacaacagtcccttgaccccccgcccccaacgaAAAGAAACAAATCATTCCAAGGAATTTTAAACTATATAGATACAAATGCTGCCAAAGTACACCCCAACAGCACTTGAAGGATCACTACAGTCAGCTCAGTGGCAAAGGGCCATAGCCCATTCATTTGTTGCAGCTGCCGGACTATGCCCACCTTGAGAGAGGGAATATGAAAGCCTTTGCTGACAAAGACATCAAATTGTAACTGGAACAAGCACATACGAAAGGTTGAAGCACTCATGCTCCAGCCAGCATGTGAGGTGTGTTGTGATAATTGGTCCTACAAAATTAGCCTAATTGTGAACTCagctgtaaaaagtgagtgaatGTGAAtgagatgtcacaataacctataacaaatgTTCATGGGACAAGACTCAAAAAAGAtggaaagactgaattagtccaaatgaaAAGGTCTACGGATATAATTTcgaggactgtgttaagatcatgcctggtaaacaaggaaGGCCTAATTGTTGGACAAAAAATGTGAGTAGTTTGTGATGGGCTGCATAGCTTGTCTTTCTGGGGTCCTCAAAGAAACTTTGGAGGGAGAAAGCAGGGTACTGCTACACTGGCTGACTGAAAAACAGGGAAGGAgtaagcttcaccatcatggctgttaccaccaccaccacctttctccatcctgatcctgagagagatCCCGCCCAGACCAGAGGGACCCAggtgacatcaccacctccaccagCTCAATCCTGAACACCAACTGGGATGTCAGACTGGCACACACCACCCActgtcctcttccttccccagtttATTTCTTCTTTGCAATCCCTCTTATGAGTTTGGCTTAGTCATCCTAGtctgcaacactgctgtaagcctttGACCAGAAGTGCAGCAAAGTGCAATGCCCTAGAATCACATAGAATGTCTCTGGTCTCAAAGTGGCTGGTAAGATTGAGTGCTGTGCCTACATTTTTTAGCATTGAGGTTACAAGTGAGAGTGATGATCAGAGACAAACTGCATTcactctaaaagaaaaggagtacttgtggcaccttagagactaaccaaatttatttgagcataagctttcgtgagctacagctcacttcatcggatgcattcagtggtgaagtgagctgtagctcacgaaagcttatgctcaaataaattggttagtctctaaggtgccacaagttctccttttctttttgcgaatacagactaacacggctgttactctgaaacctgtattcactctctctgctgttttctctccctcttttgtACGTCTTGTTTTATCTTCTAGGAACTGGGTGCGGACTTTAACagttccagcccatctcaactgaCTTTACTTTTTCCACAAAAAGGATAGTTACTACCatttaagagactgtcaaacaagggtttttttctcttaaaaaaaacaaaacaaaaaacacacacacacccctctccattTGAAGGGAACAAGAGATATTAAAATGAAACTTATTTTAAAGGTCTTTTCCTCCCTAATAATGTCTTTATTATTTatcttaataaaatgttaaaaggcTGTTTAATGCTGTGCTtgtcatggtactaagcaggctgaggtctctataCTAAACCCTGAACAGTGTTTACCACTGTTGAATGAGGGGGACACAGAAGCCATATGCACTAATGCTCCATAATAAAGTGATATAGAAAGGTCAGAAAAAGCCATTGAACTGAGAACAGAAATAGGAAAGCTGGAGTTTTGAGTTGAAGCAACATTACCTAGTGCATGAGAGCACTCTATTGGTATGTCCACACAACAATCAAAGGTATGACTGCATCTTAGGCCAGCACACCAGCAGAGAGCCATGAGATCGGTGGGGGCGGGGACGGGACGGGGTCAAAACAAGAATACCTTGCTTCCTTCTTTGGAGGGAGAACACAGCTCTACCCTCCTCAACTACCAACTGCAGAACTCCACTTCCTCTGGAGAAGTTTCCTCAAGTTATCCTGCCCTgaagccctccctccccagaagaCAGCAGTCATGTGCACTGAACACTATACAACACT is part of the Chelonia mydas isolate rCheMyd1 chromosome 9, rCheMyd1.pri.v2, whole genome shotgun sequence genome and harbors:
- the LOC102945962 gene encoding P2Y purinoceptor 3, with product MRNKTVNNASEEVLCPLEESYKHILLPFAYSVVFMLGLLLNGAMLWLCCCHTKEWTCTAIYLVNLAAADLLYIFSLPLLIVNYAMEDIWLFGELLCKTVRFLFYNNLYGSILLLTCISVHRFLGIYYPIRSLAYKTRRLAVIGTAISWILVLLQLLPSLIYARTGFINNRTVCYDLTSPDNFSNYYLYGMVLTMSGFLCPFLIILICYCLIIRSLIQSTGNTSLTSSAARAKSIRTILLVCGLFAVCLVPFHITRTIYLYVWVHWKADCHLLQGATLFYKIWRPLVGLNSCFSPLLYFLSGQTNTVRQILERRLHKVDPLPRPTVKGKGSVAPRGTPPLAVE